A window of the Xenopus laevis strain J_2021 chromosome 9_10L, Xenopus_laevis_v10.1, whole genome shotgun sequence genome harbors these coding sequences:
- the llgl2.L gene encoding LLGL2, scribble cell polarity complex component L homeolog isoform X1: MKRFLRSGHDSVRERLKRDLFQFNKTVEHGFPHQPSALGYSDCLSLMAIGTRSGALKVYGSPGVEFMGLHDENNSVTKISFIPDQCQLVTVLDDNSLHLWSFQQHDGVSELQEEKKFTLRGPPGSPPSVTQIKVLLPHSSGEKLYVGTEGGSVFTLELPSLRVLEEKTVGHEAALQGLPDEYSSRRAFESVEALQENPRNPDQLLIGYSRGMMVVWDLAKGRSMQYFLGKQQLENVFWCRNGQQIVSCHSDGGYNQWEISDELVQDSPMESKVPYGPLRCKAICKITWHTSRRSRSPYVVFQGGMPMASYGDRHIISVVHGHQQTAFDFTSRIIDHIVIANPDPSAEYDDPRALLVLVEEELVMIDLQSPSWPVIQCPYLISLHCSAITCSYHISSIPLKLWERIISAGRKQNTQFSNMPWPIDGGVNLAPAPPQRDLLLTGHEDGTVRFWDASGVCLQLMYKMNTVSVFQTDSDHNDNVNSNEEEEWPPLRKVGSFDPYSDDPRLGIQKIYLCKYSGYLSVAGTAGQVLVLELNDEAAEHIVEETLVDLLQEQEGYRWKGHERLRAREDPVRFPPGFQPFALVQCQPPAAVTSLALHSEWRLLAFGTSHGFGLYDFQQKRQVIAKCTLHASDQMALEGPLSRVKSLKKSLRQSFRRIRRSQVNKRRPGPDRVQEANARFEQETLQEMELAPVQRRIEARSAEDSFTGFVRMLYFADTYLRDSSKHTPSLWAGTNGGTVYAFSLRVPPTERRMEEAVAAAQAKEIQLMHRAPIVGIMVLDGHSVPLPEPLEAAHDLSKSPDMQGSHQLLVTSEEQFKIFTLPKVSSKLKLKLTATDGCRVRKMAVCTYGSCKSEEHSENHLTVLTNLGDIQVVSLPQLKTQVRYDCIRKEDVSGIASCVFTKHGQGFYLISPSELERFSLSTCWLVAPRARVDPPELPRNSRLRRGGSTDQQTDRSRSSGRDYTGDSQAQGTLMEHALLNDEKMLKEIQNTLEGTRISYNERSSRQISVGHRLSNGAAE, encoded by the exons ATGAAACGTTTCCTTCGCTCTGGCCATGACTCTGTGAGGGAGCGGCTGAAACGGGACCTATTCCAGTTTAACAAG ACAGTGGAACATGGcttcccccaccagcccagtgCTTTGGGATACAGCGACTGCCTTAGCCTCATGGCGATTGGAACTCGTTCTGGAGCGCTCAAAGT TTATGGCTCCCCAGGAGTAGAATTTATGGGTCTCCATGATGAGAATAACTCCGTGACAAAGATCAGTTTCATCCCAGACCAG TGCCAACTTGTCACTGTACTTGATGACAACAGCCTTCACCTATGGTCGTTTCAGCAACATGATGGGGTCTCAGAACTACAGGAAGAGAAAAAATTCACCTTACGTGGGCCCCCTGG GTCTCCCCCAAGTGTGACGCAGATTAAGGTGCTGTTGCCGCACTCTTCAGGGGAGAAGCTATACGTAGGCACTGAGGGGGGCAGCGTGTTTACTCTGGAGCTGCCATCTCTGCGTGTTTTAGAAGAGAAGACGGTCGGGCATGAAGCAGCACTTCAAGG TCTGCCGGATGAATACAGCAGTAGGAGAGCATTCGAGTCTGTAGAGGCCTTGCAGGAGAATCCCCGGAATCCAGACCAGCTTTTGATTGGTTACAGTCGTGGAATGATGGTGGTCTGGGACTTGGCGAAGGGACGCAGCATGCAATACTTCCTGGGCAAACAA CAACTAGAGAATGTTTTCTGGTGCCGAAATGGGCAGCAGATAGTCAGCTGTCACAGTGATGGGGGGTACAACCAATGGGAGATCTCTGATGAGCTGGTGCAGGATTCTCCCATGGAGAGCAAAGTGCCATACG GTCCTCTCCGGTGCAAGGCAATCTGTAAAATAACCTGGCATACCTCGAGAAGAAG CCGCTCTCCATATGTCGTGTTCCAAGGGGGCATGCCTATGGCGAGCTATGGGGACAGGCACATCATATCCGTCGTACATGGACACCAGCAGACTGCTTTTGACTTTACCTCACGGATCATTGACCACATAGTGATTGCTAACCCTGATCCCTCAGCAG AATACGATGACCCTCGGGCCCTGCTGGTACTGGTAGAAGAGGAGCTGGTGATGATCGACCTGCAGAGCCCCAGCTGGCCAGTAATCCAGTGCCCCTACCTCATCTCCCTCCATTGTTCAGCCATCACCTGCTCCTATCACATCTCTTCCATCCCCTTGAAGCTGTGGGAGCGGATAATTAGTGCTGGGAGGAAGCAAAACACTCAGTTCTCTAACATG CCGTGGCCCATTGATGGTGGTGTCAATTTGGCGCCTGCTCCCCCTCAGAGAGATCTACTTCTTACTGG GCATGAGGATGGCACTGTGCGATTCTGGGATGCTTCCGGAGTTTGCCTACAGCTAATGTACAAGATGAACACAGTGAGCGTCTTCCAGACTGATTCTGACCACAATGATAATGTCAATTCCAACGAGGAAGAAGAGTGGCCTCCACTGAGGAAA GTTGGCTCCTTTGACCCTTACAGTGATGACCCCAGACTGGGCATACAGAAGATTTACCTGTGCAAATATAGTGGTTACCTCTCTGTGGCTGGCACGGCTGGACAG GTTCTGGTTCTGGAGCTGAATGACGAAGCTGCAGAGCACATTGTGGAAGAGACCTTAGTAGACCTCCTTCAGGAACAAGAAGGCTACCGCTGGAAGGGCCACGAACGGCTCCGTGCCCGGGAGGACCCTGTCCGCTTCCCTCCAGGCTTCCAGCCTTTTGCCCTGGTGCAGTgccagccacctgctgctgttaCTTCGCTGGCCCTGCACTCTGAGTGGCGACTACTGGCCTTTGGTACCAGTCATGGCTTTGGGTTGTACGACTTTCAGCAGAAGCGGCAAGTAATAGCCAA GTGCACGTTACATGCCAGTGATCAAATGGCTCTGGAAGGTCCCCTGTCACGAGTTAAATCTCTGAAAAAATCTTTGCGTCAGTCATTCCGCCGCATTCGGAGGAGTCAAGTCAATAAGAGAAGACCAGGGCCTGATAGG GTGCAAGAGGCCAATGCTCGATTTGAGCAAGAAACTCTGCAGGAGATGGAACTGGCCCCCGTACAGAGGCGGATAGAGGCACGCTCAGCTGAGGATTCCTTTACTGGATTTGTGCGCATGTTGTACTTTGCTGACACATACCTGAGGGACA GCTCCAAACACACACCTTCCCTCTGGGCTGGGACGAATGGGGGCACAGTGTATGCGTTTTCATTGCGGGTGCCACCTACAGAGCGCCGAATGGAAGAAGCTGTGGCAGCAGCACAGG CAAAGGAAATCCAGCTTATGCACCGGGCTCCAATTGTGGGGATAATGGTTCTGGACGGTCACAGCGTTCCTCTCCCAGAACCTTTAGAGGCAGCTCATGATCTCTCCAAGAGCCCAGACATGCAAGGCAGCCACCAGCTACTGGTCACCTCTGAGGAGCAGTTTAAG atcTTTACTCTTCCCAAAGTAAGTAGCAAACTGAAGCTAAAACTGACCGCCACAGACGGCTGCCGAGTGCGCAAGATGGCGGTGTGCACGTACGGAAGCTGCAAGTCCGAGGAGCACAGTGAGAACCACCTGACCGTTCTCACCAATCTGGGAGATATTCAAGTGGTGTCACTGCCCCAACTGAAGACACAGGTTCGGTACGACTGTATCCGCAAGGAAGATGTTAGTGGCATTGCCTCTTGTGTCTTCACTAAGCATGGACAAG GGTTTTATCTAATTTCCCCCTCTGAGTTGGAAAGGTTTTCGCTATCCACATGCTGGCTGGTGGCACCACGTGCCAGAGTGGATCCTCCAGAGCTTCCTCGCAACTCACGGCTGCGACGGGGGGGCAGCACTGACCAACAAACTGACAGGTCCAG GTCGTCTGGGAGGGATTATACAGGAG actcccAGGCCCAGGGCACCCTTATGGAACATGCGCTGCTAAATGATGAAA AGATGCTGAAGGAAATCCAGAACACGCTGGAAGGAACTAGAAT AAGTTACAACGAAAGGAGTTCCCGGCAGATCAGCGTTGGGCACAGACTGAGTAACGGGGCAG CAGAGTGA
- the llgl2.L gene encoding LLGL2, scribble cell polarity complex component L homeolog (The RefSeq protein has 4 substitutions compared to this genomic sequence), producing MKRFLRSGHDSVRERLKRDLFQFNKTVEHGFPHQPSALGYSDCLSLMAIGTRSGALKVYGSPGVEFMGLHDENNSVTKISFIPDQCQLVTVLDDNSLHLWSFQQHDGVSELQEEKKFTLRGPPGSPPSVTQIKVLLPHSSGEKLYVGTEGGSVFTLELPSLRVLEEKTVGHEAALQGLPDEYSSRRAFESVEALQENPRNPDQLLIGYSRGMMVVWDLAKGRSVRYFLGKQQLENVFWCRNGQQIVSCHSDGGYNQWEISDELVQDSPMESKVPYGPLRCKAVCKITWHTSRRSRSPYVVFQGGMPMASYGDRHIISVVHGHQQTAFDFTSRIIDHIVIANPDPSAEYDDPRALLVLVEEELVMIDLQSPSWPVIQCPYLISLHCSAITCSYHISSIPLKLWERIISAGRKQNTQFSNMPWPIDGGVNLAPAPPQRDLLLTGHEDGTVRFWDASGVCLQLLYKMNTVSVFQTDSDHNDNVNSNEEEEWPPLRKVGSFDPYSDDPRLGIQKIYLCKYSGYLSVAGTAGQVLVLELNDEAAEHIVEETLVDLLQEQEGYRWKGHERLRAREDPVRFPPGFQPFALVQCQPPAAVTSLALHSEWRLLAFGTSHGFGLYDFQQKRQVIAKCTLHASDQMALEGPLSRVKSLKKSLRQSFRRIRRSQVNKRRPGPDRVQEANARFEQETLQEMELAPVQRRIEARSAEDSFTGFVRMLYFADTYLRDSSKHTPSLWAGTNGGTVYAFSLRVPPTERRMEEAVAAAQAKEIQLMHRAPIVGIMVLDGHSVPLPEPLEAAHDLSKSPDMQGSHQLLVTSEEQFKIFTLPKVSSKLKLKLTATDGCRVRKMAVCTYGSCKSEEHSENHLTVLTNLGDIQVVSLPQLKTQVRYDCIRKEDVSGIASCVFTKHGQGFYLISPSELERFSLSTCWLVAPRARVDPPELPRNSRLRRGGSTDQQTDRSRSSGRDYTGDSQAQGTLMEHALLNDEKMLKEIQNTLEGTRISYNERSSRQISVGHRLSNGAAE from the exons ATGAAACGTTTCCTTCGCTCTGGCCATGACTCTGTGAGGGAGCGGCTGAAACGGGACCTATTCCAGTTTAACAAG ACAGTGGAACATGGcttcccccaccagcccagtgCTTTGGGATACAGCGACTGCCTTAGCCTCATGGCGATTGGAACTCGTTCTGGAGCGCTCAAAGT TTATGGCTCCCCAGGAGTAGAATTTATGGGTCTCCATGATGAGAATAACTCCGTGACAAAGATCAGTTTCATCCCAGACCAG TGCCAACTTGTCACTGTACTTGATGACAACAGCCTTCACCTATGGTCGTTTCAGCAACATGATGGGGTCTCAGAACTACAGGAAGAGAAAAAATTCACCTTACGTGGGCCCCCTGG GTCTCCCCCAAGTGTGACGCAGATTAAGGTGCTGTTGCCGCACTCTTCAGGGGAGAAGCTATACGTAGGCACTGAGGGGGGCAGCGTGTTTACTCTGGAGCTGCCATCTCTGCGTGTTTTAGAAGAGAAGACGGTCGGGCATGAAGCAGCACTTCAAGG TCTGCCGGATGAATACAGCAGTAGGAGAGCATTCGAGTCTGTAGAGGCCTTGCAGGAGAATCCCCGGAATCCAGACCAGCTTTTGATTGGTTACAGTCGTGGAATGATGGTGGTCTGGGACTTGGCGAAGGGACGCAGCATGCAATACTTCCTGGGCAAACAA CAACTAGAGAATGTTTTCTGGTGCCGAAATGGGCAGCAGATAGTCAGCTGTCACAGTGATGGGGGGTACAACCAATGGGAGATCTCTGATGAGCTGGTGCAGGATTCTCCCATGGAGAGCAAAGTGCCATACG GTCCTCTCCGGTGCAAGGCAATCTGTAAAATAACCTGGCATACCTCGAGAAGAAG CCGCTCTCCATATGTCGTGTTCCAAGGGGGCATGCCTATGGCGAGCTATGGGGACAGGCACATCATATCCGTCGTACATGGACACCAGCAGACTGCTTTTGACTTTACCTCACGGATCATTGACCACATAGTGATTGCTAACCCTGATCCCTCAGCAG AATACGATGACCCTCGGGCCCTGCTGGTACTGGTAGAAGAGGAGCTGGTGATGATCGACCTGCAGAGCCCCAGCTGGCCAGTAATCCAGTGCCCCTACCTCATCTCCCTCCATTGTTCAGCCATCACCTGCTCCTATCACATCTCTTCCATCCCCTTGAAGCTGTGGGAGCGGATAATTAGTGCTGGGAGGAAGCAAAACACTCAGTTCTCTAACATG CCGTGGCCCATTGATGGTGGTGTCAATTTGGCGCCTGCTCCCCCTCAGAGAGATCTACTTCTTACTGG GCATGAGGATGGCACTGTGCGATTCTGGGATGCTTCCGGAGTTTGCCTACAGCTAATGTACAAGATGAACACAGTGAGCGTCTTCCAGACTGATTCTGACCACAATGATAATGTCAATTCCAACGAGGAAGAAGAGTGGCCTCCACTGAGGAAA GTTGGCTCCTTTGACCCTTACAGTGATGACCCCAGACTGGGCATACAGAAGATTTACCTGTGCAAATATAGTGGTTACCTCTCTGTGGCTGGCACGGCTGGACAG GTTCTGGTTCTGGAGCTGAATGACGAAGCTGCAGAGCACATTGTGGAAGAGACCTTAGTAGACCTCCTTCAGGAACAAGAAGGCTACCGCTGGAAGGGCCACGAACGGCTCCGTGCCCGGGAGGACCCTGTCCGCTTCCCTCCAGGCTTCCAGCCTTTTGCCCTGGTGCAGTgccagccacctgctgctgttaCTTCGCTGGCCCTGCACTCTGAGTGGCGACTACTGGCCTTTGGTACCAGTCATGGCTTTGGGTTGTACGACTTTCAGCAGAAGCGGCAAGTAATAGCCAA GTGCACGTTACATGCCAGTGATCAAATGGCTCTGGAAGGTCCCCTGTCACGAGTTAAATCTCTGAAAAAATCTTTGCGTCAGTCATTCCGCCGCATTCGGAGGAGTCAAGTCAATAAGAGAAGACCAGGGCCTGATAGG GTGCAAGAGGCCAATGCTCGATTTGAGCAAGAAACTCTGCAGGAGATGGAACTGGCCCCCGTACAGAGGCGGATAGAGGCACGCTCAGCTGAGGATTCCTTTACTGGATTTGTGCGCATGTTGTACTTTGCTGACACATACCTGAGGGACA GCTCCAAACACACACCTTCCCTCTGGGCTGGGACGAATGGGGGCACAGTGTATGCGTTTTCATTGCGGGTGCCACCTACAGAGCGCCGAATGGAAGAAGCTGTGGCAGCAGCACAGG CAAAGGAAATCCAGCTTATGCACCGGGCTCCAATTGTGGGGATAATGGTTCTGGACGGTCACAGCGTTCCTCTCCCAGAACCTTTAGAGGCAGCTCATGATCTCTCCAAGAGCCCAGACATGCAAGGCAGCCACCAGCTACTGGTCACCTCTGAGGAGCAGTTTAAG atcTTTACTCTTCCCAAAGTAAGTAGCAAACTGAAGCTAAAACTGACCGCCACAGACGGCTGCCGAGTGCGCAAGATGGCGGTGTGCACGTACGGAAGCTGCAAGTCCGAGGAGCACAGTGAGAACCACCTGACCGTTCTCACCAATCTGGGAGATATTCAAGTGGTGTCACTGCCCCAACTGAAGACACAGGTTCGGTACGACTGTATCCGCAAGGAAGATGTTAGTGGCATTGCCTCTTGTGTCTTCACTAAGCATGGACAAG GGTTTTATCTAATTTCCCCCTCTGAGTTGGAAAGGTTTTCGCTATCCACATGCTGGCTGGTGGCACCACGTGCCAGAGTGGATCCTCCAGAGCTTCCTCGCAACTCACGGCTGCGACGGGGGGGCAGCACTGACCAACAAACTGACAGGTCCAG GTCGTCTGGGAGGGATTATACAGGAG actcccAGGCCCAGGGCACCCTTATGGAACATGCGCTGCTAAATGATGAAA AGATGCTGAAGGAAATCCAGAACACGCTGGAAGGAACTAGAAT AAGTTACAACGAAAGGAGTTCCCGGCAGATCAGCGTTGGGCACAGACTGAGTAACGGGGCAG CAGAGTGA
- the LOC121398305 gene encoding uncharacterized protein LOC121398305, whose protein sequence is MSRVPSNPVKGRAFLDCIANMEQTGVITPVPPSETFCGFYSNLFLVPKKDGSFRPVLDLKFLNKHIRSVRFKMETLRSVIRGMEPGQLLMSLDIKDAYLHVPIWPPHHRFLRFAFRNRHYQFVALPFGLSSAPRVFNRLPTVHLAMKVLGLMVSSIEAVPFAQIHLRPLQANVLSGWKGGPLSQRIVLQQTTRESLLWWLNHRNLSTGQSWATPDWTVITTDASLLGWGATWNTSSVQGRWSPAEKRLHIIVLELRAVRLALRHWSPLLQDKSIRVQSDNSTTVAYINRQGGTRSKASLAEVVQILAWAELSSVRLSAIHIPGVDNTQADFLSRNQLDPGEWELHPAVFTDLVKRWGSPQVDLMASRANRKVPAFYARFRDPSAMGVDAMTQVWDFHLAYVFPPFPMLPRVLKKIKQSYTTVIVIAPYWPRRTWFTDLQDMSIAQPVSFPPRYDLLQQGPILHHNPGLFALTGWLLRRPSGDGRV, encoded by the exons ATGTCCAGGGTTCCTTCAAACCCAGTCAAGGGCCGAGCCTTTTTGGACTGCATTGCCAACATGGAACAGACTGGAGTGATCACTCCGGTTCCCCCGTCAGAAACATTTTGCGGgttttactccaatctgttccTGGTTCCAAAGAAAGACGGGTCCTTCCGACCAGTATTGGACCTGAAGTTCCTCAACAAACACATACGATCGGTCCGGTTCAAAATGGAGACTCTCCGGTCTGTCATACGGGGCATGGAACCAGGTCAACTGCTGATGTCCCTCGACATCAAGGATGCGTATCTTCACGTTCCGATCTGGCCTCCTCACCATCGCTTCCTCAGGTTCGCATTCCGAAATCGCCATTACCAATTTGTGGCACTCCCGTTCGGTCTCTCCTCTGCCCCCAGAGTGTTCA ACCGGCTCCCCACAGTCCACCTCGCAATGAAGGTCCTCGGTTTGATGGTCTCATCCATCGAAGCAGTTCCCTTCGCTCAGATACACTTGAGACCTCTACAAGCCAACGTTCTCTCGGGATGGAAGGGGGGCCCTCTGTCCCAACGGATTGTTCTACAGCAAACAACCCGGGAGTCACTCCTCTGGTGGCTGAATCACCGCAATCTGTCGACAGGCCAGTCTTGGGCGACTCCGGACTGGACCGTGATCACAACAGACGCAAGTCTCCTCGGATGGGGCGCCACGTGGAACACCTCGTCGGTACAAGGCCGTTGGTCGCCAGCAGAAAAGAGACTACACATCATCGTCCTGGAGCTTCGGGCAGTCAGGCTTGCCCTCAGACATTGGTCTCCACTGCTCCAAGACAAGTCGATCCGCGTAcaaagcgacaactccaccaCCGTCGCGTACATAAACCGGCAAGGAGGTACCCGCAGCAAAGCATCCCTGGCGGAGGTGGTACAAATCCTAGCCTGGGCGGAACTCAGCTCAGTCAGACTATCTGCCATCCACATTCCGGGAGTAGACAACACCcaagcagacttcctcagtcggAACCAGCtggatccgggagaatgggaacttcatccCGCAGTGTTCACAGACCTAGTGAAACGGTGGGGAAGTCCTCAAGTCGACCTCATGGCCTCCAGAGCCAACCGCAAGGTTCCGGCCTTTTACGCCCGTTTTCGGGATCCGTCGGCGATGGGAGTGGACGCCATGACACAAGTCTGGGATTTCCACCTAGCTTACGTCTTTCCTCCGTTTCCAATGCTCCCTCGGGTTCTGAAGAAAATCAAGCAATCCTACACGACAGTCATAGTGATAGCTCCGTATTGGCCCCGGAGAACGTGGTTCACGGATCTTCAGGACATGTCCATAGCTCAACCAGTTAGTTTCCCTCCCAGGTACGATCTTCTCCAGCAGGGTCCCATACTACACCACAATCCGGgactgttcgctttgacgggatggctgttgaggcggCCATCTGGAGACGGAAGGGTATAG
- the llgl2.L gene encoding LLGL2, scribble cell polarity complex component L homeolog isoform X2 translates to MKRFLRSGHDSVRERLKRDLFQFNKTVEHGFPHQPSALGYSDCLSLMAIGTRSGALKVYGSPGVEFMGLHDENNSVTKISFIPDQCQLVTVLDDNSLHLWSFQQHDGVSELQEEKKFTLRGPPGSPPSVTQIKVLLPHSSGEKLYVGTEGGSVFTLELPSLRVLEEKTVGHEAALQGLPDEYSSRRAFESVEALQENPRNPDQLLIGYSRGMMVVWDLAKGRSMQYFLGKQQLENVFWCRNGQQIVSCHSDGGYNQWEISDELVQDSPMESKVPYGPLRCKAICKITWHTSRRSRSPYVVFQGGMPMASYGDRHIISVVHGHQQTAFDFTSRIIDHIVIANPDPSAEYDDPRALLVLVEEELVMIDLQSPSWPVIQCPYLISLHCSAITCSYHISSIPLKLWERIISAGRKQNTQFSNMPWPIDGGVNLAPAPPQRDLLLTGHEDGTVRFWDASGVCLQLMYKMNTVSVFQTDSDHNDNVNSNEEEEWPPLRKVGSFDPYSDDPRLGIQKIYLCKYSGYLSVAGTAGQVLVLELNDEAAEHIVEETLVDLLQEQEGYRWKGHERLRAREDPVRFPPGFQPFALVQCQPPAAVTSLALHSEWRLLAFGTSHGFGLYDFQQKRQVIAKCTLHASDQMALEGPLSRVKSLKKSLRQSFRRIRRSQVNKRRPGPDRVQEANARFEQETLQEMELAPVQRRIEARSAEDSFTGFVRMLYFADTYLRDSSKHTPSLWAGTNGGTVYAFSLRVPPTERRMEEAVAAAQAKEIQLMHRAPIVGIMVLDGHSVPLPEPLEAAHDLSKSPDMQGSHQLLVTSEEQFKIFTLPKVSSKLKLKLTATDGCRVRKMAVCTYGSCKSEEHSENHLTVLTNLGDIQVVSLPQLKTQVRYDCIRKEDVSGIASCVFTKHGQGFYLISPSELERFSLSTCWLVAPRARVDPPELPRNSRLRRGGSTDQQTDRSRSSGRDYTGDSQAQGTLMEHALLNDEKMLKEIQNTLEGTRISYNERSSRQISVGHRLSNGAE, encoded by the exons ATGAAACGTTTCCTTCGCTCTGGCCATGACTCTGTGAGGGAGCGGCTGAAACGGGACCTATTCCAGTTTAACAAG ACAGTGGAACATGGcttcccccaccagcccagtgCTTTGGGATACAGCGACTGCCTTAGCCTCATGGCGATTGGAACTCGTTCTGGAGCGCTCAAAGT TTATGGCTCCCCAGGAGTAGAATTTATGGGTCTCCATGATGAGAATAACTCCGTGACAAAGATCAGTTTCATCCCAGACCAG TGCCAACTTGTCACTGTACTTGATGACAACAGCCTTCACCTATGGTCGTTTCAGCAACATGATGGGGTCTCAGAACTACAGGAAGAGAAAAAATTCACCTTACGTGGGCCCCCTGG GTCTCCCCCAAGTGTGACGCAGATTAAGGTGCTGTTGCCGCACTCTTCAGGGGAGAAGCTATACGTAGGCACTGAGGGGGGCAGCGTGTTTACTCTGGAGCTGCCATCTCTGCGTGTTTTAGAAGAGAAGACGGTCGGGCATGAAGCAGCACTTCAAGG TCTGCCGGATGAATACAGCAGTAGGAGAGCATTCGAGTCTGTAGAGGCCTTGCAGGAGAATCCCCGGAATCCAGACCAGCTTTTGATTGGTTACAGTCGTGGAATGATGGTGGTCTGGGACTTGGCGAAGGGACGCAGCATGCAATACTTCCTGGGCAAACAA CAACTAGAGAATGTTTTCTGGTGCCGAAATGGGCAGCAGATAGTCAGCTGTCACAGTGATGGGGGGTACAACCAATGGGAGATCTCTGATGAGCTGGTGCAGGATTCTCCCATGGAGAGCAAAGTGCCATACG GTCCTCTCCGGTGCAAGGCAATCTGTAAAATAACCTGGCATACCTCGAGAAGAAG CCGCTCTCCATATGTCGTGTTCCAAGGGGGCATGCCTATGGCGAGCTATGGGGACAGGCACATCATATCCGTCGTACATGGACACCAGCAGACTGCTTTTGACTTTACCTCACGGATCATTGACCACATAGTGATTGCTAACCCTGATCCCTCAGCAG AATACGATGACCCTCGGGCCCTGCTGGTACTGGTAGAAGAGGAGCTGGTGATGATCGACCTGCAGAGCCCCAGCTGGCCAGTAATCCAGTGCCCCTACCTCATCTCCCTCCATTGTTCAGCCATCACCTGCTCCTATCACATCTCTTCCATCCCCTTGAAGCTGTGGGAGCGGATAATTAGTGCTGGGAGGAAGCAAAACACTCAGTTCTCTAACATG CCGTGGCCCATTGATGGTGGTGTCAATTTGGCGCCTGCTCCCCCTCAGAGAGATCTACTTCTTACTGG GCATGAGGATGGCACTGTGCGATTCTGGGATGCTTCCGGAGTTTGCCTACAGCTAATGTACAAGATGAACACAGTGAGCGTCTTCCAGACTGATTCTGACCACAATGATAATGTCAATTCCAACGAGGAAGAAGAGTGGCCTCCACTGAGGAAA GTTGGCTCCTTTGACCCTTACAGTGATGACCCCAGACTGGGCATACAGAAGATTTACCTGTGCAAATATAGTGGTTACCTCTCTGTGGCTGGCACGGCTGGACAG GTTCTGGTTCTGGAGCTGAATGACGAAGCTGCAGAGCACATTGTGGAAGAGACCTTAGTAGACCTCCTTCAGGAACAAGAAGGCTACCGCTGGAAGGGCCACGAACGGCTCCGTGCCCGGGAGGACCCTGTCCGCTTCCCTCCAGGCTTCCAGCCTTTTGCCCTGGTGCAGTgccagccacctgctgctgttaCTTCGCTGGCCCTGCACTCTGAGTGGCGACTACTGGCCTTTGGTACCAGTCATGGCTTTGGGTTGTACGACTTTCAGCAGAAGCGGCAAGTAATAGCCAA GTGCACGTTACATGCCAGTGATCAAATGGCTCTGGAAGGTCCCCTGTCACGAGTTAAATCTCTGAAAAAATCTTTGCGTCAGTCATTCCGCCGCATTCGGAGGAGTCAAGTCAATAAGAGAAGACCAGGGCCTGATAGG GTGCAAGAGGCCAATGCTCGATTTGAGCAAGAAACTCTGCAGGAGATGGAACTGGCCCCCGTACAGAGGCGGATAGAGGCACGCTCAGCTGAGGATTCCTTTACTGGATTTGTGCGCATGTTGTACTTTGCTGACACATACCTGAGGGACA GCTCCAAACACACACCTTCCCTCTGGGCTGGGACGAATGGGGGCACAGTGTATGCGTTTTCATTGCGGGTGCCACCTACAGAGCGCCGAATGGAAGAAGCTGTGGCAGCAGCACAGG CAAAGGAAATCCAGCTTATGCACCGGGCTCCAATTGTGGGGATAATGGTTCTGGACGGTCACAGCGTTCCTCTCCCAGAACCTTTAGAGGCAGCTCATGATCTCTCCAAGAGCCCAGACATGCAAGGCAGCCACCAGCTACTGGTCACCTCTGAGGAGCAGTTTAAG atcTTTACTCTTCCCAAAGTAAGTAGCAAACTGAAGCTAAAACTGACCGCCACAGACGGCTGCCGAGTGCGCAAGATGGCGGTGTGCACGTACGGAAGCTGCAAGTCCGAGGAGCACAGTGAGAACCACCTGACCGTTCTCACCAATCTGGGAGATATTCAAGTGGTGTCACTGCCCCAACTGAAGACACAGGTTCGGTACGACTGTATCCGCAAGGAAGATGTTAGTGGCATTGCCTCTTGTGTCTTCACTAAGCATGGACAAG GGTTTTATCTAATTTCCCCCTCTGAGTTGGAAAGGTTTTCGCTATCCACATGCTGGCTGGTGGCACCACGTGCCAGAGTGGATCCTCCAGAGCTTCCTCGCAACTCACGGCTGCGACGGGGGGGCAGCACTGACCAACAAACTGACAGGTCCAG GTCGTCTGGGAGGGATTATACAGGAG actcccAGGCCCAGGGCACCCTTATGGAACATGCGCTGCTAAATGATGAAA AGATGCTGAAGGAAATCCAGAACACGCTGGAAGGAACTAGAAT AAGTTACAACGAAAGGAGTTCCCGGCAGATCAGCGTTGGGCACAGACTGAGTAACGGGGCAG AGTGA